The genomic DNA AACTAGGTGTGAAATAATCATTTATTTGTGATGGTGGATTCTCCTACGTCGAGGGTTTGCCGTTTTTTATTATATGTTATGTTGTAATTTTTTATATGAAGTATATTGAAAAGATAGGGTAGATCTTCTGGAATGATATTTCCATAATTAATAATTTGTACGTTAACCTTTCCATTATTACTAATTCCTTTTGTATCAACAAATTTCCCCACATATCCCTTTGTACCAATATCTTTTAAAGTACGTATAAAAAATGCCCTTTATCTTATCTTTATCTTATCTTTACCTTATCTTTAAATTTTTATATTAAACTTGAAACCTTAAAGTATTGATGTTTGAGTCTAAAAAGGGCGGGAGATAGATGTTCATTACATAGTTTGTAAATAACCAATTACCTTTGAAAAATTGAATTTTTTATACGAGGAGGAATATATGAAGGATACAAGTAAAAAACAAATTATAAAAGTGTTCCTTATTAGTATTTTAGGCTTAGGAATAATACTTGGAATGCTTTATTTTAATCATAAAACCAATATTCAACAAAATAAAGCACTAGCCACCGAAAAACGTGTATTGCAATATGAGTCTACCTTAAAAAAAGAATTAGAAAAATATAATTTAGGAGAGAAAACTGCAGTTTTATTAGGAATTATGTACCAAGAGAGTAGAGGTGAGGGAAACGACCCTATGCAGTCATCCGAATCACTTGGATTAAAACCAAATGAAATTCAAGAGACAAGCTTGAGCATTAAACAAGGGGTAAAACACTTTGCTAAAATGTACAAATATGGAACGGACAAGGATGTTAGCATGGATACAATTATTCAAAGCTATAATATGGGGCC from Bacillus cereus G9842 includes the following:
- a CDS encoding lysozyme family protein, with amino-acid sequence MKDTSKKQIIKVFLISILGLGIILGMLYFNHKTNIQQNKALATEKRVLQYESTLKKELEKYNLGEKTAVLLGIMYQESRGEGNDPMQSSESLGLKPNEIQETSLSIKQGVKHFAKMYKYGTDKDVSMDTIIQSYNMGPGYIDFIASQEVKQHSEDSAKTFSKMKVDQNPAMYTCGGNKNNFRYPYCYGDFTYATKVNEKTKLIEELLRNVHISSK